In Clupea harengus chromosome 13, Ch_v2.0.2, whole genome shotgun sequence, one DNA window encodes the following:
- the LOC105897404 gene encoding synapse differentiation-inducing gene protein 1, whose protein sequence is MEGQLGSEPRSGEDREASTQRRASPSGRVDPGSGCCKQNGLINTHSLRVETKEGVVSVYSGPQYQGHVVVNLSPQQVSCVGGVGGAGPPPQLLNPSALQQGVDPRFRPNLIVCSESVLRAWGEAAAGGDCCETTFIEDLSPASSTTTVTKDGLVFADGKFLDLSMEDGKIQTLSYDMDDDDDFQELESDYSSDSESEDNFLMMPPRDHLGLSVFSMLCCFWPLGIAAFYLSHQTTKAVTKGDFHQASSSSRRALFLAVLSITIGTGIYVGVAVALIAYLSKNNHL, encoded by the exons ATGGAGGGCCAGCTGGGGTCAGAGCCAAGGtcaggggaggacagagaggccTCTACCCAGAGGAGAGCCTCGCCATCGGGGAGAGTGGATCCAGGCTCGGGCTGCTGCAAACAGAACGGCCTCATCAACACCCACAGCCTGAGGGTGGAGACCAAAGAAGGGGTGGTGTCTGTGTACTCGGGCCCCCAGTATCAGGGCCACGTGGTGGTGAACCTGTCCCCTCAGCAGGTGTCCTGtgtgggtggggtagggggggcAGGCCCCCCCCCACAGCTGCTGAACCCCAGCGCTCTGCAGCAGGGCGTGGACCCGCGGTTCCGACCCAACCTCATCGTGTGCTCGGAGAGCGTGCTGCGGGCCTGGGGCGAGGCAGCGGCGGGCGGGGACTGCTGCGAGACCACCTTCATTGAGGACCTATCGCCCGCCTCCTCCACCACTACAGTAACCAAGGACGGGCTCGTGTTTGCAGACGGGAAGTTCCTGGATCTCTCCATGGAGGATGGCAAGATCCAGACGCTGTCCTACGACatggacgacgacgacgacttTCAGGAGCTTGAG AGCGACTACTCGAGTGACTCGGAGAGCGAGGACAACTTCCTGATGATGCCCCCCAGAGACCACCTGGGCCTCAGCGTCTTCTCCATGCTCTGCTGCTTCTGGCCGCTCGGCATCGCTGCCTTCTACCTGTCTCACCAG ACCACGAAGGCGGTGACTAAGGGTGATTTCCACCAGGCCAGCTCCAGCTCACGCCGCGCCCTCTTCCTGGCTGTGCTGTCCATCACCATCGGCACCGGCATCTACGTGGGCGTGGCTGTCGCCCTCATCGCGTACCTCTCCAAAAACAACCACTTGTAG